In Vespa velutina chromosome 1, iVesVel2.1, whole genome shotgun sequence, the following proteins share a genomic window:
- the LOC124948899 gene encoding ras-interacting protein RIP3-like, translating into MPVPVWDCPELGPMDEALETASVVSEDIWKKFDLDFPLDIYSNRSYDETVLPELIYDKVTCMASREIRHHDCMWAGLCISKEHNRTLPAKKDSQLQKKIPAGRSLLISRASTSARSLMNAQQQHQALQQQQQQQQLLQQQQQQQQQQQQQQQQQQQQQQQQQQQQQQSSQSQKCRVKSLESDGDSTRPDTPPTSTSDTDTDDEVPVFRHDQINIHEKLSECMSESIIRAAPVSEVTGQLVRRFYDRRKEEENNQQPNLRNTLSDHCYHLNHPAYKRLENLGVQTPSESEEEEIDVVTFEKPSRASNLANKNEQQQNQYYQQNNHHHQHHQQHHKQQQQQQQQQQQQQQQQQQQQQQQQQQQRPQRSTNVKEKKGTTATTIQAPRPRGRPPANATTRKRNLSASTPAVDKQAKRNCTRNTQRRKKTTKSKGGAASKSSSEDELDTEKRSLHNNMERRRRVELRHFFEDLRRLVPAVEFKEKAAKVTILRQAALFCDVLAHSFINNQIKISELSKEQILLRARLKYLRYNLARRR; encoded by the exons ATGCCAGTGCCTGTATGGGATTGCCCGGAACTGGGCCCTATGGACGAAGCCCTGGAAACAGCAAGCGTCGTTTCGGAGGATATCTGGAAGAAGTTCGATTTGGACTTCCCATTGGATATCTATTCCAACCGATCGTATGACGAGACCGTTCTTCCTGAGCTTATCTATGACAAAGTTACGTGTATGGCATCTCGTGAGATTCGTCATCATGATTGTATGTGGGCCGGTTTGTGTATCAGCAAAGAACACAATAGAACCTTGCCTGCTAAGAAAGATTCTCagttacaaaagaaaataccaGCTGGTAGGAGTTTGCTAATATCACGTGCTAGTACATCAGCACGTTCCTTGATGAATGCTCAGCAACAACATCAAGCgttacaacaacaacaacaacaacaacaattgctgcaacaacaacaacaacaacaacaacagcagcagcagcaacaacaacagcagcaacaacaacagcaacaacaacaacaacaacaacaacaatcatCACAATCTCAGAAATGTCGTGTGAAGAGTTTAGAAAGTGATGGAGATTCCACAAGACCAGACACACCACCAACATCGACGTCTGATACAGATACAGACGACGAAGTTCCTGTCTTTAGACATGATCAGATCAATATACACGAGAAGCTATCGGAATGTATGTCCGAATCGATCATTAGGGCGGCGCCAGTAAGCGAAGTTACGGGTCAGCTTGTCAGACGATTTTATgacagaaggaaagaggaagaaaacaaTCAACAACCGAACTTGAGAAATACCCTTAGCGATCATTGCTATCATCTTAATCATCCCGCTTATAAGAGGCTCGAGAATCTTGGCGTTCAGACACCTTCAGAATCCG aagaagaagagattgaCGTAGTGACATTCGAAAAGCCTAGTCGAGCGAGCAATTTAGCTAACAAAAATGAACAACAACAGAATCAATATTATCAACAAAATAATCATCACCATCAGCACCACCAACAGCATCAcaaacagcagcaacagcaacagcaacagcaacagcagcagcagcaacagcagcaacagcaacagcagcagcagcagcagcagcaacgcCCACAGCGATCAACaaatgtgaaagaaaagaaaggcaCGACAGCAACGACGATACAAGCACCCAGACCACGAGGCAGGCCGCCGGCAAATGCTACAACACGAAAACGAAATCTGTCTGCTAGTACTCCTGCTGTCGATAAACAAGCCAAAAGAAATTGTACCAGAAACactcaaagaagaaaaaagacaacgaAAAGCAAAGGTGGCGCAGCCTCGAAAAGTTCGTCGGAAGATGAATTGGATACCGAGAAGAGGAGTCTTCATAACAATATGGAACGACGGAGACGAGTCGAACTTCGGCATTTCTTCGAGGATCTTCGTCGTTTAGTGCCCGCTGTTGAATTTAAAGAGAAAGCAGCGAAAGTGACAATCCTGAGACAAGCTGCACTATTTTGCGATGTTCTCGCTCATTCATTCATCAACAATCAGATTAAGATTTCTGAATTATCGAAGGAACAGATACTATTGAGGGCCAGGCTAAAGTATCTTAGATATAATCTTGCTCGGAGGCGTTAA